A single region of the Kocuria rosea genome encodes:
- the aceA gene encoding isocitrate lyase, translating into MSYPNAPKTADEIRQEWDADPRWAQITRDYTAEEVVRLRGTVQEEMTLARRGAEQLWEKLHTEDFVNSLGALTGNQAVQQVKAGLKAIYLSGWQVAGDANLAGQTYPDQSIYPANSVPAVVRRINNALMRADQIEHSEGTSTVEDWLVPIVADAEAGFGGPLNAYELMKSMIAAGAAGVHWEDQLASEKKCGHLGGKVLIPTQQHVRTLSAARLAADVADVPSLIIARTDAEAATLITSDVDDRDKPFVTGERTAEGYYKVRNGLEACIARGNAYAPYADLLWMETGTPDLELAKKFADGIHAEHPDQMLAYNCSPSFNWKKHLDDATIAKFQRELGAMGFKFQFITLAGFHALNYSMFDLAHGYARNQMTAYVELQEREFAAEERGYTATRHQREVGTGYFDLVSTVLNPQSSTTALAGSTETAQF; encoded by the coding sequence ATGTCCTACCCCAACGCCCCCAAGACCGCCGACGAGATCCGCCAGGAGTGGGACGCCGATCCCCGCTGGGCGCAGATCACCCGCGACTACACGGCAGAGGAGGTCGTCCGCCTGCGCGGCACGGTGCAGGAGGAGATGACCCTGGCCCGCCGCGGCGCGGAGCAGCTGTGGGAGAAGCTGCACACCGAGGACTTCGTGAACTCCCTGGGCGCCCTGACCGGCAACCAGGCGGTCCAGCAGGTCAAGGCCGGTCTCAAGGCCATCTACCTCTCCGGCTGGCAGGTCGCCGGCGACGCGAACCTCGCGGGCCAGACCTACCCCGACCAGTCGATCTACCCCGCGAACTCCGTCCCGGCGGTCGTGCGGCGGATCAACAACGCACTGATGCGCGCCGACCAGATCGAGCACTCCGAGGGCACGAGCACGGTCGAGGACTGGCTGGTCCCGATCGTGGCCGACGCCGAGGCCGGCTTCGGCGGCCCGCTCAACGCCTACGAGCTCATGAAGTCCATGATCGCCGCCGGCGCGGCCGGCGTGCACTGGGAGGACCAGCTGGCCTCCGAGAAGAAGTGCGGCCACCTGGGCGGCAAGGTGCTCATCCCCACCCAGCAGCACGTCCGCACCCTGAGCGCGGCCCGGCTCGCGGCCGACGTCGCCGACGTCCCCTCGCTGATCATCGCCCGCACCGACGCGGAGGCGGCCACCCTGATCACCTCGGACGTGGACGACCGCGACAAGCCGTTCGTCACCGGCGAGCGCACCGCGGAGGGCTACTACAAGGTCCGCAACGGCCTCGAGGCCTGCATCGCCCGCGGCAACGCGTACGCCCCGTACGCCGACCTGCTGTGGATGGAGACGGGCACCCCGGACCTCGAGCTGGCCAAGAAGTTCGCCGACGGCATCCACGCGGAGCACCCCGACCAGATGCTCGCCTACAACTGCTCGCCGTCCTTCAACTGGAAGAAGCACCTGGACGACGCCACGATCGCCAAGTTCCAGCGCGAGCTGGGCGCGATGGGCTTCAAGTTCCAGTTCATCACCCTGGCCGGCTTCCACGCCCTGAACTACTCGATGTTCGACCTCGCCCACGGCTACGCCCGCAACCAGATGACGGCCTACGTGGAGCTGCAGGAGCGGGAGTTCGCGGCCGAGGAGCGCGGCTACACCGCCACCCGCCACCAGCGCGAGGTCGGCACCGGCTACTTCGACCTGGTCTCCACCGTCCTCAACCCGCAGTCCTCCACCACGGCGCTGGCCGGGTCCACCGAGACCGCCCAGTTCTGA